ttgcatgatttaaaggcttatataattccaaataaaagggggagctttaatttcaagatttactgattcatacctttcaattttggataaattaaatagctagacatttgaattcttttcaaaactttactatgAATTATctcttggttgagcaattcactttacaaatacttaatgttttgtcatcatcaaaaaggaggagattgtggagtgattgattatactcctatttgattttgatgagctcaaagcatttgagtatatttcatgttatactaatgaattcaatctagtgtttcaggcgaatatatgtaaatttatgtttaagtgcatcgagccttggttcaaagtaatttggctaggtgattgaactcaattgaaccaaagtctgaagttcgagtcgactccggaagattgtgactcgactctaagtgttttagaggttctggcacaagctcgagtcgactccagtacactacgagtcgactccgactgagaacagacagaaggacagaaagatgaatttcagacgctgtcaccaagtcgactccgatgcttgccgagtcgactcccgacggttccgagtcgactccaaagggtaacagatagaaaaacaaaatgatggtttttagaccctgttactgAGTCGGCTTAAGAAGGTTATGAGTTGACTCCgatgtttggcgagtcgactctcagttatgtccgagtcaactcccagaggaaagcaagtccaaaaggcagagaaccatttttggagatcctgtgaacgagtcaactccaagtgtttcagagtcgactcccaagtcagccgagtcgactccaacaaggtgcgagttgactccgaggcagttcagatcaacagacagaggatcggcttttcggactctgagagccgagtcgactccaagagaacccgagtcgactcgagagagaaaagcagagaaatggatttctggaaccctgagaacaagccgtctccaaaagtgccgagtgccgagtcatctccagatattggcgagtcgactccaggatgggacagcactttaattcaaattctgaacagtgggggagtcgtctccagtgaagcatgagtcgactccaacaacagccgagtcgactccagatcgagcgagtcgactccgaccccaacggatacattgtcaggatgtgcagactgtacagaacggctacaaatcagtgtctaacggctattttccgtAGGAAACAGTTTAAATAGCtagagtaaacagtagtagatgAGATTTGAGACATTCCATTgtgtgcattcaagcttttcaACTACCAAGATCTTCTTGAGAGAAAATAcaaacaaaagaaggaagaagtacaTTCAACTCAACCCAACAAGTAATTCCTTCGCAAttaaggctctactactgtcattcaatcttctgtgcattcaagagaagactcagaaatcgagaagcccctacttccccttccaaaatctatttgagggcttctaaccgttctctattaatattgttcacatttgctttttagaaactttccttgtgatttttccaaactatttttcttacttgattcaatcaaggaattgaatcaagggttgtaaggtttgttggtgagccaaagttaaaaccaacgatgtaagagtttgattgtgatcccggaaaaacaatcgggtggttctagtcggtgagcctgtgaaaaccgaccgagttcgttgtgatctcgcaaaaacaacaagttgggttgtgaacttgtaaaacaaccggctgtaatcctagggattatagtgaactcccaagtgcggcttggggagtggacgtaggagtaagagttggctccgaaccactataaagtctCTTGAGTTTGTGTTGATTAATtgtctcttcccctctctccattcactacatttagtaatctatttaacctgcttgcaatagatttaattaattactcattaagttttaatttatcaataattaattaaaacccaattcacccccccctcttgggttgtctccttgggcaacacttaTATTGGGAGCTTAGTGGTTTCTCCATCACTTCATTTTCTTCATCACATGGCACCTGCTTTTTGAATGGGCCTACAGAAAATGAGACCAAGTATTTATGATGAATCGATCGCAATCATGtagctattttattttttgtaggGAGTCTTCTTTCTCTGCACcttcaaatttagctttttcatCACTTCTTGTGAAGCAAACACCTTGTACTTCTCCCATCAATTTATCTTACTAATATATGATTGGAACAATGGGTGTGATCAACCATCAAATGGAGAAATTAAGATGAATCCTAATGGAAATAAAATATGTGGAGAGGGATAAAAAGTTGAGGGTGTGAAGGGTTTTTTCACTTGTTTATAGGTTTGAAACAGTTTTTCACTGCATTAGTTTAATTTAACTTTACAAGGATGATGGTGTTCTCGCTTACATTTCAAGGGTATTCGGTATGAAGTAATCTTCGCAAGATCAAGAGTGATGTGGGTGGAGGTAACGAGATCACTGTGTTTGGTTGCACCATGGTGATCCTACATGGCAGTGAACTCAAATCACTCTTACTCAAATTACCATCTAATCTAGTGATGGAAAACTCGTCTTTGAGGTTGTGTATCTAAGATCACCCCAGGGCAATGTCTTCGGCTGAAATTTGGGGACAAATACCTCTTAATCTAGTTGAAAAATTAGTATTTAAATATATcttatatattatatcatattgttattgcatatattgtatttatgatatgtattatattataatatattattatcatattattattcagTTATAATTTTAAActataattaaaatatattattgttcTTTATATCTGTgttatgaaattttttaatatattacttctatttttttattttcctaatttaaataaatattagtattaaaataattatatgttataagtataaatgaaaatattaattctataataacaattaatatatttttataagattaataaatatattttttagaatatattagtaattaatatattaataaatatattaataatttattataatatattctaTTTGAGTAATAAACATATATTATAGAATATATCAGGGGTAGTTTTGGTATTATATGATCAGTGATCTTGGATTCTCATGGAATATCAAATAGGTTACTCGTAGATATTTGAGGATCTTTAATCACTAAATATAGCATACCAAATGTGCTGATCTAAGATCATCAAGGATCAAGTTACCTTGGGATAAGGATCACCAATGATCTTAGATCACCTTGGCGATCTTATTTGGGTCACCAAACGCCACCTTCATATAGGAAGGTGGAATATGAGATATCCTTATTTGACTGAAGTTGTGTTGAAGAATTACATTCATATTACTAATTAAGGAGGTTGACATAATAACAAATATTATTGTTCTTTGGTATTCCATTGTAATGGTAAGGTTCTTTTTGTGATTATCTTAGCAATTTTAGATGCTAACCTTGTCTTGAAggagatttagatgaattattTGATGATATTCAGGTTTTGGCCATGGGTTATTGGGCGTTGGCATGTGTCATCTGTGTTCTGAAACTATCTGAATTTTCAGAAGGATGCAATCCTTCCCCCTCCCCCTTAAGCCATGGGTCTTTTGAAAGGACGTCATGGTCACGTTAATATATTGATAAGCACTGAATTCTCTTTCTTTCGGAAATAAACATGAATGGCATTTCCTATTACCCCCCATGGCTCTCAATCTTCTAATCTCTCTCATAGAAAACAAGATAATATCACAGTTTTGTGGACTGATATTTCTATTTCGCTATAAGCATCATGCATGCCTGGAGCTCTAGTTCACGTATAATTGTAGGACTTGGGTGTGTGAGGAACTAGAACTATGAAAAGTTGACAGTGTGATCAGTTGGTTGCAATTACACTTTATAGGTAGCACTTATACAGAAACAAGACTAAGAACTAATGACCACcaaaatgaaaaaacaaaatattcttttgttttttatttcacCTCCCTGGATTTACTTTTTGGAATAATGGGAGTTGGCCAAGATTTCTGAAACAATTAAGTGGAATTGGCTATGTAGTTGTGAACTCTTACATGATCAATGCACCCTGAGGCTGCTTACAAATGACTTTGTAAATGTGTAATACATTTACTAGGTGATATTTTCTGTTAAAGGTTGGAAGGTAGTTGGCGAAATATGCAGTAGAAAAAAGTTTCTTAGTtgcaaaatagaaaatattttaatgagaATAAATGGAGATGATAATTTGACAACTGTGCCTACATAAGTAGAGGGGCTCATACATACATGTGCCAGGGGCAAGAAGAGATGAGTTATGTTTGGGTAAACATGAGTCACATTTGTTTGGAAGTATTTTAGATGGCTTGCTTTTATTGTAATTATGATTTATATTATGAAATAGATGGTGTTGTAGAATGATGGAGCCTACCCTAAATAAATGTGTGAATTTCTGTATATGATATTTAAAGATAAAGTTTGGGGGCTAATGAATATGCACGGTTGCTGTCAGATATTCTTTCACATTCTTGTTAAATTGGTATTACTGTATAGGCATCGACCATAAATGAATATAAGATATATTCTTGAAAAAACTTTTGCTATTGTAGAAATTGTTATTGCAATTTAAGATcattcatgaaaatcaaagccaTGATGTCCTCTTAATTATCAATTACATGCTAAGTTATACTGTTAATGAAATGATAGACAATGCTTATTGTTCTTCTGTAAAGCTATATCATTTTGCATTATGAGAAATGAAGAATGCTCTTTATTTGCAGGATTTCTATGAAGATCTATTTGAGGAATTAAGCAAGTATGGTGAAATTGAGAGCCTGAATGTCTGTGACAATCTTGCAGACCATATGGTAATCAACTTTTTACCAACTCCATTTGATCATTTCTtcctttacctttttttttaattgatggATAGTTATTACACCGTAATGGATGGCACTCTGTGGCAGTTTCCAAACCATCTTTATACATAATTCTTCCTTTACGTGTTATATCATTGTTTCAACTTCATTTTATAGGTTGGTAATGTATACGTACAGTTTAAGGAGGAAGAACATGCTGCAAATGCACTTCAGAACCTAACAGGAAGATTTTATGCAGGTTAATTTTTGCTTTGGTACTCATATTTTCCTCCATTTTAGACCCTTAAAGCATTGTTATTTACGGCAAGATAGTAAGTTCTTATTGCATTTAATTGTTTGAtgctttttgaaaattttgaaatgaaattCCTTTTTCAGGACATCCAATTATTGTCGATTTTTCTCCAGTAACTGATTTTCGTGAGGCTACATGCAGACAGTATGAAGAGAACACCTGCAATCGAGGTGGATATTGCAATTTTATGCATTTGAAAAAGATGAGCCGGTAACTGCCAATCACCTTTTCTACCTTGCATCATCTTATGTTTTAAAATTTGATTTACTCGTTTCCTAATGGATGTATTTATTTGTCTCCAGAGAGTTGAGACATCAATTATTTGGGAGATATCGAAGAAGGCACAGCAGAAGCCGCAGCAGGAGCCAGAGCCCGTACAGGCACCGGAATCATGAAGATCGCTATGGAGGTCGTGGCTATGGAAGGCATTATGATAACCGAGATCGGTACCATGAAGAGCGAAGCAGAAGGCCTAGAAGCCAAAGCCCAGGGCGTAGAAGGGGCTGTAGTAGGAGTCCCGCAGGGAGAAGGAATAGGAGCCCGGTCAGGGAAAGTAGTGCTGAAAGGAGGGCCAAAATCGAGCAGTGGAATAGGGAAAGAGAACAGGCAGATTCTAGCAACAAGAACAATACAGCTAACAGTGACAACAATGGATATGCTCAGAATGGTCGACAGTATCATGATCAGCCACAGCAGAATCAAGGAGGATACAATTATTGATGCATGTTGTTTTCTGGTTTGTCCCTCACCCTTTTCTTATCTTAGTGTTCTCTGCTCTATACACTGAAATGTgcattttatacaaaatcacctGATTAAGTGAAAAATATAACTTACAGCACATTTTTCACTGTGCAGGTGGTGTGCAGGTTCCAATTCTGTGCTGTGGATTATAAAATTTGTCTTAAATTTATGCTTGTTTTCAAAACCAGCATCCCTTTTTTATGCATGGTTTGCATGTCTATGTGATTTCCTTTTTAATCCAAAAGAAAGTTACCTGTTTTTTACAATTGACTGTATATCAAGATTTACTCGAGCATCAAGGATTTAAAGTCCAGGAGGAAGAGTGAGGGTCTCACTGTCCCAAGTTTCAGGGCAGTGTATTGGGACAGGACATGACTGGATGGGACATCCACCGTTCCTACTGTCAACACGTGGCATGTCCCATTCCACAGAAAAACTGGGATGGCCTCATTCTATGGTACTTGAATCCTTGCTTAGGATCATAAttgtttttatcattttttcttACTTCtataaaattcttttcttcttagTCAAATATCAGCAgtatactctgaaaatttcaTTATCATTGCTCATGCATTAAATTCAAACCTCCTAcaaagattgaaaaaaaaaaccatgtttTTGGGGGTTGTATTGTGAAACTAATTTTTTCCAGCGTCACACGAGCATTTTACAGCATGTGAAATTTGAAAGGCTGCCATGATTTAACATTAAGGGCAAAGTGTTGAGCACTTCTAAGCTCAATTTTAGCATTTTACACAAAGGTAATTTAAACCCGTGGTTCAAGATATGTGATTCTGTTGGATAAGGAGTTTCTGTTcgttctttttctcttcctttttccctGTTTGGCTGGCAaaatcttgctttatatttcTTCCATGTTGCTGTAGTTGATGCTCATCCATGGTAGTTCTTTTTCGCATCCTTTTCCCTGATTGGCTGGAAAAATTTTGCTTTCTATTTCTTCCAAGGTGCTTTAGTTATTTCTCATCCGTGGTAGATGGTGAATCTTCTATTTCCTTTCTTGTCTGGCAGTTTTAGGCTTTTAGCCGTCTTCTT
This is a stretch of genomic DNA from Phoenix dactylifera cultivar Barhee BC4 chromosome 9, palm_55x_up_171113_PBpolish2nd_filt_p, whole genome shotgun sequence. It encodes these proteins:
- the LOC103699064 gene encoding splicing factor U2af small subunit B-like, which encodes MAEHLASIFGTEKDRVNCPFYFKIGACRHGDRCSRLHTRPSISPTLLLSNMYQRPDMITPGVDPRGQALDPRKIQEHFEDFYEDLFEELSKYGEIESLNVCDNLADHMVGNVYVQFKEEEHAANALQNLTGRFYAGHPIIVDFSPVTDFREATCRQYEENTCNRGGYCNFMHLKKMSRELRHQLFGRYRRRHSRSRSRSQSPYRHRNHEDRYGGRGYGRHYDNRDRYHEERSRRPRSQSPGRRRGCSRSPAGRRNRSPVRESSAERRAKIEQWNREREQADSSNKNNTANSDNNGYAQNGRQYHDQPQQNQGGYNY